The genomic stretch AACGAGGGCGACGCGCCGGCGCAGCTCAAGGCGCGCCATTGGGTCATCACCGATGCCACGGGCAAGGTGGAAGAGGTGCGGGGCGAGGGGGTGGTGGGCCGCCAGCCCCACCTGGGGCCCGGAGAGCGGTTCGAGTACACGAGCTGGGCCATGCTGCGCACGCCCTTCGGCACCATGCGCGGCACCTATGACATGGTGCGGCCGGACGGCACGCACTTCGATGCGCGCATCGCCGAGTTCGCGCTCACCCTCCCCAACTCCCTGCACTGATGCCAACGCCCACTTCGAAGCGAGGGCTGCTGCTCGTCAACCTGGGGACGCCGGATGCTCCGCAGACGGGGCCGGTGCGCCGCTACCTGCGCGAATTCCTCAATGACCCGCGCGTCATCGACATCCACCCGCTGGGCCGCTGGGCGCTGCTCAACTTCATCATTCTCCCGGTGCGTCCGGCGAAGAGCGCGGAGGCGTACCGCAAAATCTGGATGAAGGAGGGCTCGCCGCTGCTCGTGTACAGCCAGGCCCTGGCGGCCCAGGTGGCCGAGCGGCTGGCGGGGGAGTACGAGGTGGTGCTGGCCATGCGGTATGGCTCGCCCTCCATCCCCGACGGCATCGCGGCGCTCAAGGCGCGCGGCGTGTCGGAGTTCACCGTGCTGCCGCTGTACCCGCAGGAGGCCGCGTCCTCCACCGCGTCCTCGCTGGCGCGCACCTACGAGGTGCTGGCCCAGTCGTGGGACGTGCCCTTCGTGCGCGCGGTGCCGGCCTTCTTTGAGCACCCAGGCTTCCTGGATGCCTTCACCGCCGTGGCGCGGCCGGTGATTGACGACGCGCGCGCCGACTACGTCCTCTTCAGCTTCCATGGCCTGCCGGAGCGGCACATGCGCAAGAGCGACCCCACGGGGACGCACTGCCTGTCCACCGCCTCGTGCTGCGACGCCATGACGGACGCCAACC from Myxococcus xanthus encodes the following:
- the apaG gene encoding Co2+/Mg2+ efflux protein ApaG, producing the protein MSSSATTDGIRITVKPAYWPERSAPESGQFAFMYTVEIANEGDAPAQLKARHWVITDATGKVEEVRGEGVVGRQPHLGPGERFEYTSWAMLRTPFGTMRGTYDMVRPDGTHFDARIAEFALTLPNSLH
- the hemH gene encoding ferrochelatase — protein: MPTPTSKRGLLLVNLGTPDAPQTGPVRRYLREFLNDPRVIDIHPLGRWALLNFIILPVRPAKSAEAYRKIWMKEGSPLLVYSQALAAQVAERLAGEYEVVLAMRYGSPSIPDGIAALKARGVSEFTVLPLYPQEAASSTASSLARTYEVLAQSWDVPFVRAVPAFFEHPGFLDAFTAVARPVIDDARADYVLFSFHGLPERHMRKSDPTGTHCLSTASCCDAMTDANRHCYRAQSYATARGLAQRLGLPADGWSVSFQSRLGRTPWVKPYTDVVLPELAKKGVKRLAVMCPAFVADCLETLEEIGLRAREQFLEAGGESLTLVPSLNAHPAWVDAVVRMVRESDGPPTAVAGPSAPAPIPQR